A part of Paenarthrobacter sp. A20 genomic DNA contains:
- the murG gene encoding undecaprenyldiphospho-muramoylpentapeptide beta-N-acetylglucosaminyltransferase, which translates to MTSDSRNASKPLSVVLAGGGTAGHVSPLLAIADAIKDKRPEAAILAVGTPSGMETRLIPAAGYQLATIDRVPFPRRPSVDLVKLPGRLMGAVRQARRILEDAHADVLVGVGGYVCTPMYLAARKLGIPIVIHEANMKAGLANRVGARFSNHVAVAFAGTRLRGARHVGMPMRRAISGLHRTTAAPAAKASLGLVPERPVLIVTGGSSGALSINRSISAALPALAAAGIQTLHITGNGKAVLNDDGGLLTAEGYRQVEYVDGMENVYAAADVLLARAGAGTVSEVAAVGVPAVFVPLPIGNGEQALNAAPLVDAGGALLVDDKDLSPEWLERELIPLLTDHDRLLQMARKTEALGIRNADQRMADLVLEAVSA; encoded by the coding sequence ATGACTTCTGACTCCCGCAACGCGTCCAAGCCCTTGTCCGTTGTCCTTGCCGGCGGCGGTACTGCCGGGCACGTGAGCCCGCTGCTCGCCATCGCCGATGCCATCAAGGACAAGCGTCCGGAAGCTGCAATCCTGGCTGTTGGCACGCCGTCGGGCATGGAAACGCGGCTCATACCGGCTGCCGGCTACCAGCTCGCCACCATAGACCGTGTCCCTTTCCCGCGGCGTCCTTCCGTTGACCTGGTCAAACTTCCCGGCCGTTTGATGGGAGCAGTCCGTCAGGCCCGCCGCATCCTTGAGGATGCGCACGCTGATGTCCTGGTAGGCGTGGGCGGTTACGTCTGTACGCCGATGTACCTCGCCGCACGGAAACTCGGTATCCCCATTGTGATCCACGAGGCCAACATGAAGGCCGGCCTGGCCAACCGCGTCGGTGCCCGTTTCAGCAATCATGTTGCGGTGGCATTCGCCGGTACCCGGCTGCGGGGTGCACGCCATGTTGGCATGCCCATGCGGCGAGCCATCTCGGGACTTCACCGGACAACGGCGGCTCCTGCTGCCAAGGCTTCCTTGGGCCTGGTTCCAGAACGCCCCGTGTTGATCGTCACCGGTGGTTCCTCGGGCGCACTCAGCATCAACCGTTCCATCAGTGCAGCCTTGCCTGCGCTGGCGGCCGCGGGGATACAGACCCTGCACATCACGGGCAATGGGAAGGCCGTTCTCAACGACGACGGCGGCCTGCTCACCGCCGAAGGGTATCGCCAGGTTGAGTATGTGGATGGGATGGAGAACGTCTATGCAGCCGCGGACGTCCTCCTTGCCCGTGCCGGCGCCGGAACTGTCAGCGAAGTGGCAGCCGTGGGAGTCCCGGCCGTGTTTGTGCCCTTGCCCATCGGCAACGGAGAGCAGGCACTGAATGCTGCGCCGTTGGTGGATGCAGGTGGCGCACTCCTGGTTGATGACAAGGACCTCAGCCCTGAATGGCTGGAGCGGGAGCTCATTCCGCTCCTGACTGACCACGACAGGCTCCTCCAAATGGCCAGAAAAACCGAAGCCCTTGGTATCAGAAACGCCGATCAGCGCATGGCTGATCTTGTCCTGGAAGCGGTATCCGCATGA
- the ftsW gene encoding putative lipid II flippase FtsW, whose product MVSTPTRTRGKDPRDGKPKASVRAPKKPSGLRRHLRGFWESLEGKSKAPNSSTYYLILGCALALTAIGIMMVLSASSVEAISEGKSPYADALKQAMFGVLGAAAMYVISRTNVNWMKRLSWWALGGVVVLLVLVQVMGNTVNGNKNWIDVGGITLQPSEMAKLVLCVWIAAVLARKQKLLHRWWHVIIPVVPGAGLVIALVMLGNDLGTVIVIAAITAAGLYFAGVPGKMLAIAGAVGAVGAVLGTISSANRICRITSWLGTASASCTDNFDFDFQSTNGMYGLAQGSWTGLGLGQSRQKYNWLPEAHNDFIFAIIGEELGLVGTLVVLVLFAILGIAIFRVVVRQTDPFQRTLAGGIMVWLLGQASMNMAVVTQLLPVVGVPLPFISYGGSALVMSLCGVGVVLSLARGQLPPQQRPRFLPRRSPKTARKRT is encoded by the coding sequence ATGGTCAGCACGCCCACCCGCACCCGCGGCAAAGACCCGCGGGACGGGAAGCCCAAGGCTTCGGTGCGGGCGCCCAAAAAGCCTTCCGGGCTCCGCCGACACCTGCGAGGCTTCTGGGAAAGCCTTGAAGGCAAGAGCAAAGCCCCCAACAGCTCCACGTACTACCTCATCCTGGGCTGTGCCCTGGCGTTGACTGCCATTGGCATCATGATGGTGTTGTCGGCCTCGAGTGTCGAGGCGATCTCCGAAGGGAAGTCGCCCTACGCGGACGCCCTGAAGCAGGCGATGTTCGGGGTGCTCGGAGCAGCAGCCATGTACGTGATCTCGCGAACCAACGTGAACTGGATGAAGAGGTTGTCCTGGTGGGCTCTGGGTGGCGTCGTGGTACTCCTGGTCCTGGTCCAGGTCATGGGCAACACCGTCAACGGCAACAAGAACTGGATCGACGTCGGCGGAATAACGCTCCAGCCCTCGGAGATGGCCAAGCTGGTCCTGTGCGTATGGATTGCTGCAGTACTGGCCCGCAAGCAAAAGCTCCTGCACCGTTGGTGGCATGTCATCATTCCCGTGGTGCCCGGAGCCGGCCTGGTGATTGCGCTGGTGATGCTCGGGAACGACCTCGGGACAGTGATCGTCATTGCGGCCATCACGGCGGCAGGCCTCTACTTCGCCGGGGTTCCGGGCAAGATGCTGGCCATAGCAGGGGCCGTTGGGGCAGTGGGTGCCGTGCTGGGAACCATCAGCAGTGCGAACCGCATCTGCCGCATCACGTCCTGGTTGGGCACAGCGTCGGCCTCCTGCACCGATAACTTCGACTTCGACTTCCAGTCCACCAACGGCATGTACGGCCTGGCGCAGGGAAGTTGGACCGGGCTGGGCCTTGGCCAAAGCCGGCAGAAGTACAACTGGCTTCCCGAAGCCCACAATGACTTCATCTTCGCCATCATCGGAGAAGAGCTTGGACTCGTGGGAACCCTGGTGGTGTTGGTGCTCTTCGCAATCCTGGGCATCGCCATTTTCCGGGTAGTGGTCAGGCAAACGGACCCGTTCCAGCGAACACTGGCCGGTGGCATCATGGTGTGGCTCCTGGGACAGGCAAGCATGAACATGGCTGTGGTCACCCAGCTCCTTCCGGTGGTCGGTGTGCCGCTCCCGTTCATCTCCTACGGAGGCTCAGCCCTCGTGATGTCCCTCTGTGGCGTGGGCGTAGTGTTGTCCTTGGCCCGAGGCCAATTGCCGCCCCAGCAACGCCCCCGGTTCCTGCCGCGCCGTTCTCCGAAAACCGCACGAAAGCGTACATAG
- the murC gene encoding UDP-N-acetylmuramate--L-alanine ligase, whose protein sequence is MTISIAPLESLGRVHFIGIGGVGMSAVARIMVARGVPVSGTDAKDLPVMHDLSLAGARIAVGYDQNNLADAQTIVAGSAIRADNPELTAARAAGLPVLHRSEALAATMAGHRVVTVAGTHGKSTTTSMIAVLLKEAGVDPSFAIGANVPALGVNAAHGESDIFVAEADESDGSFLNYRPLIAVVTNVEADHLDHYGTPEAVFASFDNFAALLPADGVLLACADDAGALALAERTASLGTTRVLTYGTSDDADIRLFDGGPGDVSVAVGPDVHRVELQVPGRHNALNAAAAFAVAVELGVNPEDAAAALGQFTGASRRFELKGQGRGVRVYDDYAHHPTEVRAALSAARSVAGGNKVHVLFQPHLFSRTREFAGEFAAALDAADTALILDIYPAREDPIPGVTSALIADQLATGRLVGAGEAVDALMAVASDGDVVLTVGAGDVTAYGPVIVEALGG, encoded by the coding sequence ATGACCATCAGCATCGCCCCCCTCGAATCCCTGGGCCGGGTCCACTTCATTGGCATTGGCGGCGTGGGAATGTCCGCAGTCGCCCGGATCATGGTGGCGCGGGGTGTCCCCGTCAGCGGAACCGACGCCAAGGACCTGCCGGTCATGCACGACCTCTCCTTGGCTGGGGCCCGCATCGCGGTGGGATACGACCAAAACAACCTTGCCGACGCCCAGACGATCGTGGCCGGCTCTGCCATCCGGGCCGACAATCCCGAGCTCACTGCGGCACGTGCCGCCGGGCTGCCCGTGCTGCACCGGTCCGAAGCTTTGGCTGCCACCATGGCGGGCCACCGTGTAGTTACAGTGGCGGGTACCCATGGGAAGTCCACCACCACCTCCATGATTGCCGTCCTGCTCAAGGAAGCCGGCGTTGACCCCTCTTTTGCCATTGGCGCCAACGTCCCGGCGTTGGGTGTGAATGCTGCCCATGGGGAGTCGGACATCTTCGTGGCCGAGGCCGATGAATCGGACGGGTCCTTCCTCAATTACCGTCCGCTGATTGCCGTGGTGACCAACGTCGAAGCCGACCACCTTGACCACTACGGGACGCCGGAAGCGGTCTTTGCCTCCTTCGACAACTTTGCGGCGCTCCTGCCGGCGGACGGCGTTCTCCTGGCCTGCGCCGACGACGCCGGTGCCCTCGCCCTGGCGGAGCGGACGGCGTCCCTGGGAACCACGCGCGTCCTGACGTACGGGACATCGGACGACGCCGACATCCGCCTTTTCGACGGCGGTCCCGGAGACGTTTCGGTAGCCGTTGGTCCTGACGTCCACAGGGTGGAACTGCAGGTCCCGGGGCGCCACAATGCCCTGAACGCGGCAGCCGCGTTCGCGGTCGCCGTCGAACTTGGTGTGAATCCCGAAGATGCGGCGGCGGCGCTGGGCCAGTTCACTGGCGCGTCACGGCGCTTTGAGCTCAAGGGCCAGGGGAGGGGTGTGCGGGTCTACGACGACTATGCCCACCACCCCACGGAGGTTCGCGCCGCCCTGTCTGCCGCCCGCTCGGTAGCCGGGGGCAACAAGGTCCATGTCCTGTTCCAGCCGCACTTGTTTTCGCGCACACGCGAGTTCGCCGGGGAATTTGCTGCTGCGCTGGACGCGGCGGATACGGCCCTGATCCTGGATATCTATCCTGCTCGCGAGGACCCCATCCCCGGTGTCACCAGCGCTTTGATCGCCGATCAGCTTGCCACTGGCAGGCTGGTGGGGGCAGGGGAGGCAGTGGACGCCCTGATGGCGGTCGCCAGCGACGGAGATGTAGTCCTCACCGTCGGTGCCGGCGACGTTACTGCTTACGGGCCAGTGATCGTGGAGGCGTTGGGTGGCTAG